From Demequina capsici, one genomic window encodes:
- the dnaJ gene encoding molecular chaperone DnaJ, which produces MTDYYAVLGLSRNATDAEIKKAYRKLAREHHPDVAGPEGEERFKEVGAAYEVLSNPEKKAMYDRGVDPRSSAGSQGGAQGFGFEDIFESFFGGGSPFGGQQRGPASRTQRGGDQLVVTEVTLEEAVFGVTREVVVDLADVCSTCSGSCCAPGTQPTTCTTCRGAGHVQRVARSLLGNVMTSSPCPDCGGYGTIIASPCPDCAGRGRTHSRHTIKVDIPAGVETGTRIRLSHMGDAGVGGGPKGDLYVEIRERAHKTFERRGDDLHCTLEVPMTAAALGTVLNVETFDGEQEVDVTRGTHAGHTVRLKGLGVGRLQRAGRGDLYVHLDVQTPTELTDEQQELLERLAALRGEEMPQARLAPIGGGVFSRLKDAFKGRS; this is translated from the coding sequence GTGACGGATTACTACGCAGTGCTGGGCCTGTCCCGGAACGCAACGGACGCCGAGATCAAGAAGGCGTATCGCAAGCTCGCCCGCGAGCATCATCCCGACGTCGCGGGTCCCGAGGGCGAGGAGCGCTTCAAGGAGGTCGGCGCGGCCTACGAGGTGCTGTCGAACCCCGAGAAGAAGGCGATGTACGACCGCGGCGTGGACCCGCGTTCGTCAGCGGGATCCCAGGGTGGCGCCCAAGGCTTCGGGTTCGAGGACATCTTCGAGTCGTTCTTCGGGGGCGGCAGCCCGTTCGGCGGTCAGCAGCGGGGGCCGGCGTCACGCACCCAGCGCGGAGGCGACCAGCTCGTCGTCACCGAGGTGACGCTCGAGGAGGCCGTGTTCGGCGTGACCCGCGAGGTGGTCGTCGACCTGGCCGACGTGTGCTCCACGTGCTCCGGCTCGTGCTGCGCGCCCGGCACCCAGCCGACCACGTGCACCACCTGCCGCGGCGCGGGACACGTGCAGCGGGTCGCGCGGTCGCTGCTCGGCAACGTGATGACCTCGTCGCCGTGCCCGGACTGCGGCGGGTACGGCACGATCATCGCCTCCCCGTGCCCCGACTGCGCGGGTCGCGGACGGACCCATTCCCGCCACACGATCAAGGTGGACATCCCCGCGGGTGTCGAGACGGGCACCCGCATCCGGCTGTCGCACATGGGCGACGCCGGCGTGGGCGGCGGGCCCAAGGGCGACCTCTACGTGGAGATCCGCGAGCGCGCGCACAAGACCTTCGAGCGTCGCGGCGACGACCTGCACTGCACGCTGGAGGTGCCGATGACCGCGGCGGCGCTGGGCACGGTCCTGAACGTCGAGACGTTCGACGGTGAGCAGGAGGTGGACGTCACTCGGGGCACCCATGCGGGCCACACGGTGCGGCTCAAGGGCTTGGGCGTGGGACGGCTCCAGCGCGCCGGCCGTGGGGACCTGTACGTGCACCTGGACGTGCAGACCCCTACCGAGCTCACCGACGAGCAGCAGGAGCTGCTCGAGCGTCTGGCGGCGCTCCGCGGCGAGGAGATGCCGCAGGCGCGCCTCGCGCCGATCGGCGGGGGCGTGTTCTCGCGTCTCAAGGACGCGTTCAAGGGCCGGAGCTGA
- a CDS encoding 16S rRNA (uracil(1498)-N(3))-methyltransferase produces the protein MTAPVFVCAAARDAAVGDLLTLDGPEARHAVTVQRRVLGEVVDLVDGAGRRAGGPIAEIGDGWLRVRVAHVAADDDPSVTLVQALAKGGRDEQAVEAAVELGVTAVVPWQADRSIVQWRGPKADKARGRWESLVLAATKQSRRALLAEVAAVVTSRELAALIRDEVAAGGRVLVLHEVAAVPLAGLSWEDPRQAVTLVVGPEGGISDDELARMVDAGAEAVLLGPHVLRAATAGPAAIAALAALRRTW, from the coding sequence GTGACGGCTCCCGTCTTCGTGTGCGCGGCGGCGCGTGACGCCGCGGTGGGCGACCTGCTGACGCTCGACGGGCCTGAGGCACGCCACGCCGTCACGGTCCAGCGCCGCGTGCTGGGGGAGGTCGTCGACCTGGTCGACGGCGCGGGCCGGCGCGCGGGCGGACCGATCGCCGAGATCGGCGACGGCTGGCTCCGGGTGCGCGTCGCGCACGTGGCAGCCGACGACGACCCGTCCGTGACGCTGGTGCAGGCGCTCGCCAAGGGTGGTCGGGACGAGCAGGCGGTGGAGGCCGCGGTGGAGCTCGGCGTGACCGCGGTGGTGCCTTGGCAGGCAGACCGATCCATCGTGCAATGGCGCGGACCCAAGGCGGACAAGGCGCGTGGCAGATGGGAGTCGCTCGTGCTCGCGGCGACCAAGCAGAGCCGAAGGGCGCTGCTCGCCGAGGTTGCTGCCGTGGTGACGAGTCGCGAGCTCGCCGCGCTCATCCGGGACGAGGTTGCCGCCGGTGGGAGGGTGCTCGTGCTGCACGAGGTCGCGGCCGTCCCGCTCGCCGGGCTGAGCTGGGAGGATCCCCGCCAGGCGGTCACGCTGGTGGTCGGACCCGAGGGCGGGATCTCGGACGACGAGCTTGCGCGGATGGTCGACGCAGGCGCCGAGGCCGTGCTTCTGGGACCTCACGTGCTGCGCGCGGCGACAGCGGGTCCGGCAGCGATCGCCGCGCTCGCTGCGCTGCGTCGCACCTGGTGA
- a CDS encoding histidine triad nucleotide-binding protein gives MTDCLFCRIVAGEIPADVVAETDSVIAFRDIAPKAPVHVLVVPRSHLANVAEVANADPGLLADMTALAQGIADAECGGQFRLIFNTGAEAGQSVFHAHGHVLGGAPLGWEPA, from the coding sequence ATGACCGACTGCCTGTTCTGCCGGATCGTCGCCGGTGAGATCCCTGCGGATGTCGTTGCCGAGACCGACTCTGTGATCGCGTTCCGCGACATCGCGCCCAAGGCGCCGGTGCACGTGCTGGTGGTGCCGCGCAGCCACCTCGCGAACGTGGCGGAGGTCGCGAACGCCGACCCCGGCCTGCTCGCGGACATGACCGCGCTCGCGCAGGGCATCGCCGACGCGGAGTGCGGCGGGCAGTTCCGTCTCATCTTCAACACCGGCGCCGAGGCAGGGCAGAGCGTCTTCCACGCGCACGGTCACGTGCTTGGCGGCGCTCCGCTCGGATGGGAGCCTGCGTGA
- the hrcA gene encoding heat-inducible transcriptional repressor HrcA, which translates to MTEERRRAVLRAIVEGYVETSEPIGSKALAARTGLGVSPATIRNDMAILEEEGLITQPHTSAGRIPTDKGYRSFVDYLALTSLPDSHKRAITTFLSDALDLNDVIERSVRMLSQLTRQVAVVQYPSLRESAVQRVELVALGLDRILVVVISADARVEQSTVLVTTAVIQDELDRAVREINEIAMGRTPTALEPPLSAWADRPGQPAWVAGVTSAVIQAARGGTVQRVIFAGASNLARGSDLEADAIGPVLDALEEQVVLLRLLHEMTSGDSDVAVRIGHETRNDALARTSIVAAGYGSGPSVSLLGALGPTRMDYPSTMAAVRAVARYLSKVVDA; encoded by the coding sequence ATGACCGAGGAGCGCAGGCGTGCCGTGCTGCGCGCGATCGTCGAGGGCTACGTGGAGACGTCGGAGCCGATCGGCTCCAAGGCGCTCGCGGCGAGGACCGGGCTGGGGGTGTCCCCGGCGACCATACGCAACGACATGGCCATCCTCGAGGAGGAGGGGCTGATCACGCAGCCCCATACGTCGGCCGGGCGGATCCCCACCGACAAGGGCTATCGATCGTTCGTCGACTACCTCGCGCTGACCTCGCTGCCGGACAGCCACAAGCGCGCCATCACCACGTTCCTGTCCGATGCCTTGGACCTCAACGACGTGATCGAGCGGTCCGTGCGCATGCTGAGCCAGTTGACGCGTCAGGTCGCGGTGGTCCAGTACCCGTCGCTGCGCGAGTCGGCGGTGCAGCGCGTGGAGCTGGTCGCGCTGGGGCTCGACCGCATCCTGGTGGTCGTCATCAGCGCCGACGCTCGGGTGGAGCAGTCCACCGTGCTCGTGACGACGGCCGTGATCCAGGACGAGCTCGACCGTGCGGTGCGCGAGATCAATGAGATCGCGATGGGCAGGACGCCGACGGCGCTTGAGCCGCCCCTGTCGGCCTGGGCGGACCGGCCGGGGCAGCCTGCGTGGGTCGCGGGTGTGACCTCGGCCGTGATCCAGGCGGCGCGGGGCGGCACGGTGCAGCGTGTCATCTTCGCCGGCGCCTCGAATCTTGCACGCGGCAGCGACCTCGAGGCTGACGCGATCGGTCCCGTGCTCGACGCGCTCGAGGAGCAGGTGGTGCTCCTCAGGCTCCTGCACGAGATGACCAGCGGAGACTCCGACGTGGCGGTGCGGATCGGCCACGAGACCCGCAACGACGCCCTCGCCCGCACCTCTATCGTCGCTGCCGGCTACGGAAGCGGTCCTTCCGTCTCGCTGCTCGGGGCCCTGGGGCCCACCCGTATGGACTATCCCTCCACGATGGCCGCGGTACGCGCGGTCGCCCGATACCTGTCGAAGGTGGTTGACGCTTAA